Proteins encoded within one genomic window of Halorussus salilacus:
- the thsB gene encoding thermosome subunit beta: MSQRMQGQPMIVMSDESQRVKDKDAQEHNITAARAVADAVRSTLGPKGMDKMLVDSMGDVTITNDGVTILKEMDIDNPTAEMIIEVAETQEDEAGDGTTTAVAVTGELLKNAEDLLEQDIHPTAIIKGFHLASEKAREEIDNVAEDVDTDDEELLRKVAETSMTGKGAELNKEVLSDIIVRAVQQVTVEGTVDLEFIKTETQTGRSSGESELLEGAVISKDPVHDNMPTSVEDADVLLLNEAIEIEETDVDTSVNIENPDQLQSFLDQEEAQLREKVDQIVETGADVVFCQKGIDDMAQHYLAKEGILAVRRVKKSDVAFLKEVLGANVVSDLDSASSDDLGHGDVTRDEGDELFYVEGDDSHGVTLLLRGSTDHVVDELERGVTDALDVVAQTVSDGRVVAGGGAIEVEVARRLRDYADSVSGREQLAVEAFADSLELVPRVLAENAGLDSIDTLVDLRAAHESDEERAGLDVYSGEVEDTFDAGVVEPAHSKEQAVSSATEAANLVLKIDDIISAGDLSTDKGDDEGGAPGAGGMGGGMGGMM, from the coding sequence ATGAGTCAGCGAATGCAAGGCCAGCCGATGATCGTAATGTCCGACGAGTCCCAGCGCGTCAAGGACAAGGACGCCCAAGAGCACAACATCACCGCGGCCCGCGCGGTCGCCGACGCGGTGCGCTCCACGCTGGGGCCCAAGGGGATGGACAAGATGCTCGTCGACTCGATGGGCGACGTCACCATCACGAACGACGGCGTCACCATCCTCAAGGAGATGGACATCGACAACCCGACGGCCGAGATGATAATCGAGGTCGCCGAGACCCAGGAAGACGAGGCGGGCGACGGCACCACGACGGCCGTCGCTGTCACCGGCGAACTCCTCAAGAACGCCGAGGACCTCCTCGAACAGGACATCCACCCGACCGCCATCATCAAGGGCTTCCACCTCGCCAGCGAGAAGGCCCGCGAGGAGATCGACAACGTCGCCGAGGATGTCGACACCGACGACGAGGAGCTCCTCCGGAAGGTCGCCGAGACCTCGATGACCGGCAAGGGCGCTGAACTCAACAAGGAAGTTCTCAGCGACATCATCGTCCGCGCGGTCCAGCAGGTCACCGTCGAGGGGACGGTCGACCTCGAATTCATCAAGACCGAGACCCAGACGGGCCGCTCGTCTGGCGAGTCCGAACTCCTCGAAGGCGCGGTCATCAGCAAGGACCCCGTCCACGACAACATGCCCACGAGCGTCGAGGACGCCGACGTCCTCCTGCTCAACGAGGCCATCGAGATCGAGGAGACCGACGTCGACACCAGCGTCAACATCGAGAACCCCGACCAGCTCCAGAGCTTCCTCGACCAGGAGGAGGCCCAGCTCCGCGAGAAGGTCGACCAGATCGTCGAGACCGGTGCCGACGTGGTCTTCTGTCAGAAGGGCATCGACGACATGGCCCAGCACTACCTCGCGAAGGAGGGCATCCTCGCGGTCCGCCGGGTCAAGAAGAGCGACGTCGCCTTCCTCAAGGAGGTCCTCGGCGCGAACGTCGTCTCGGACCTCGACAGCGCCAGTAGCGACGACCTCGGTCACGGCGACGTGACCCGCGACGAGGGCGACGAGCTGTTCTACGTCGAGGGCGACGACAGCCACGGCGTGACCCTCCTCCTGCGCGGCTCGACCGACCACGTCGTCGACGAGCTCGAACGCGGCGTCACCGACGCGCTCGACGTGGTCGCCCAGACCGTCTCGGACGGCCGCGTGGTCGCGGGCGGCGGTGCCATCGAGGTCGAGGTCGCGCGTCGCCTCCGCGACTACGCCGACTCGGTCTCGGGCCGCGAGCAGCTCGCGGTCGAGGCGTTCGCCGACTCGCTCGAACTCGTCCCGCGCGTGCTCGCGGAGAACGCGGGACTCGACTCCATCGACACCCTCGTGGACCTCCGCGCGGCCCACGAGTCCGACGAGGAGCGCGCTGGCCTCGACGTGTACAGCGGCGAGGTCGAGGACACCTTCGACGCGGGCGTCGTCGAGCCCGCCCACTCGAAGGAGCAGGCCGTCTCCAGCGCCACCGAGGCCGCGAACCTCGTGCTCAAAATCGACGACATCATCTCGGCCGGTGACCTGTCGACCGACAAGGGCGACGACGAGGGCGGCGCACCCGGCGCGGGCGGCATGGGCGGCGGCATGGGCGGCATGATGTAA
- the pheA gene encoding prephenate dehydratase — translation MKAVTLGPAGTYSHRAAGAVADDVAFRESVTAIVEAVADGEFDRGVVPIENSIEGSVTETLDALTDREVATVREIVTPIRHALLARGEEFSVVASHSQALAQCRSYLESEYPDADLEAVASTARGVEYARENPDVAGIGHPDNAGDDLQVVAEGIQDRTSNATRFFVIAPADQRSDAGGKSSLVVYPNANYPGLLLELLEPFADRDINLTRVESRPSGERLGDYVFHVDIAAGLYEDRTQEAIAEVEDLAENGWVRRLGSYDTEHVLY, via the coding sequence ATGAAGGCAGTCACGCTCGGTCCGGCGGGCACCTACTCCCACCGGGCAGCGGGCGCGGTGGCCGACGACGTGGCGTTCCGCGAGTCGGTCACCGCCATCGTGGAGGCGGTGGCCGACGGCGAGTTCGACCGCGGGGTCGTCCCCATCGAGAACAGCATCGAGGGCAGCGTCACCGAGACGCTCGACGCGCTGACCGACCGCGAGGTCGCCACCGTCAGGGAGATAGTCACGCCCATCCGCCACGCCCTGCTCGCGCGGGGCGAGGAGTTCTCGGTGGTCGCCAGCCACTCGCAGGCGCTCGCGCAGTGCCGGTCGTACCTCGAATCCGAGTACCCCGACGCCGACCTCGAAGCGGTCGCCAGCACCGCCCGCGGCGTCGAGTACGCCCGCGAGAACCCCGACGTGGCGGGCATCGGCCACCCGGACAACGCGGGCGACGACCTGCAGGTCGTCGCCGAGGGCATCCAGGACCGCACCTCGAACGCGACGCGCTTTTTCGTCATCGCGCCCGCCGACCAGCGCTCGGACGCGGGCGGGAAGTCCTCGCTGGTGGTCTACCCCAACGCCAACTACCCCGGACTCCTGCTCGAACTCCTCGAACCGTTCGCCGACCGCGACATCAACCTCACCCGTGTCGAGTCGCGACCGAGCGGCGAGCGACTCGGCGACTACGTCTTCCACGTCGATATCGCGGCGGGCCTCTACGAGGACCGAACGCAGGAGGCCATCGCCGAGGTCGAGGACCTCGCCGAGAACGGCTGGGTCCGGCGGCTGGGGTCGTACGACACCGAGCACGTACTCTACTGA
- a CDS encoding DUF7535 family protein produces the protein MSKGASEASQASNDGTVPEPAKKVLRTVTPPYRGRPDAEMTLVGTAYALGLVVLLIPLLPFIVIVWVISKLTGRVARKAPTDRLPGGGSSR, from the coding sequence ATGAGCAAGGGGGCTTCCGAAGCGAGCCAAGCGTCGAACGACGGGACGGTACCCGAACCCGCGAAGAAGGTCCTGCGGACCGTCACGCCGCCCTACCGCGGGCGGCCGGACGCCGAGATGACGCTCGTCGGGACCGCGTACGCTCTGGGGCTGGTCGTCCTGCTGATTCCGCTCCTGCCGTTCATCGTCATCGTCTGGGTCATCTCGAAGCTCACGGGCAGGGTCGCCCGCAAAGCGCCGACCGACCGACTCCCCGGCGGGGGGTCCTCGCGGTAG
- a CDS encoding carboxylate--amine ligase, with translation MGTSRDHDTSVVVPAIDVASSTACLRSLGRSGIRTIAVSELDDPPGFRSKYADETVSTPDPCEDISAYAEALLSLAKREDVLTIVPLRETDVFALAKRRGAFEAHVETPWPDLDTLRGAQDRIELFEAAAEAGVSAPETASFDDWTDWDVEVVVKPRYTLPTPEYVGKEAASAFPQRSTTYVEPGRTPDRDELVAEMGHVPLVQEYVPDTSEYGFFALYDEGEAVATFQHRQRRGYKYCGGPSAYRESVDIPELDAAGRALLDELDWHGLAMVEFLRNPETGAFELMEVNPRFWSSLPFTVQAGVDFPDLYRSMAEGDLPDDPPEYEVGIAGHLLRGELLHLHSILFEDYPLVERPSFAETASEVLGSVADSPRFDYLSADDPGPFVRDFERVVEDALGTGSFPRIRAPRRASSPTAALGQLFSRG, from the coding sequence ATGGGGACGAGTCGAGACCACGACACCAGCGTCGTCGTGCCCGCTATCGACGTGGCGAGTAGCACGGCCTGCCTTCGGTCACTCGGCCGGAGCGGGATTCGGACCATCGCTGTTTCGGAACTCGACGACCCGCCGGGGTTCCGCTCGAAGTACGCCGACGAGACCGTTTCGACGCCCGACCCGTGCGAGGACATCTCGGCGTACGCCGAGGCGTTGCTGTCGCTCGCGAAGCGCGAGGACGTGCTGACGATAGTCCCGCTCCGGGAGACCGACGTGTTCGCGCTGGCCAAACGCCGGGGGGCGTTCGAAGCCCACGTCGAGACGCCGTGGCCCGACCTCGACACGCTCCGGGGCGCGCAGGACCGAATCGAACTCTTCGAGGCCGCCGCCGAGGCGGGCGTCTCCGCGCCCGAGACCGCGAGCTTCGACGACTGGACCGACTGGGACGTGGAGGTCGTGGTCAAACCGCGGTACACGCTCCCCACGCCCGAATACGTCGGCAAGGAGGCCGCGTCGGCGTTCCCCCAGCGTTCGACCACCTACGTCGAACCCGGCCGAACGCCCGACCGCGACGAACTGGTCGCCGAGATGGGCCACGTCCCACTCGTTCAGGAGTACGTGCCCGACACCAGCGAGTACGGCTTCTTCGCGCTCTACGACGAGGGCGAGGCGGTCGCGACCTTCCAGCACCGCCAGCGCAGGGGCTACAAGTACTGCGGCGGCCCGAGCGCGTACCGCGAGTCGGTCGATATCCCCGAACTCGACGCGGCGGGACGGGCGCTGCTCGACGAACTCGACTGGCACGGCCTCGCGATGGTCGAGTTCCTCCGGAATCCCGAGACCGGCGCGTTTGAACTCATGGAGGTCAACCCCCGGTTCTGGTCGTCGCTCCCGTTCACGGTGCAGGCGGGCGTCGACTTCCCGGACCTCTACCGGTCGATGGCCGAGGGCGACCTGCCCGACGACCCGCCCGAGTACGAGGTCGGCATCGCGGGCCACCTCCTCCGGGGCGAACTCCTCCACCTCCACAGCATCCTGTTCGAGGACTACCCGCTGGTCGAGCGACCGTCGTTCGCCGAGACCGCCTCCGAGGTTCTCGGCTCCGTCGCCGACTCCCCCCGGTTCGACTACCTCTCGGCCGACGACCCCGGTCCGTTCGTCCGCGACTTCGAGAGGGTCGTCGAGGACGCGCTGGGTACCGGGAGCTTCCCGCGAATCCGAGCGCCTCGGCGCGCGAGTTCGCCGACGGCGGCACTCGGGCAACTGTTCTCGCGGGGGTGA
- the leuS gene encoding leucine--tRNA ligase, which translates to MGRQEGFDHEQIERRWQSQWDDADVFRVPDDAEDPEYVLAMFPYTSGQLHMGHVRNYAITDAFARYRRMGGEEVLHPMGWDSFGLPAENAAEERDTNPREWTERCIEQMREQFESLGFGYDWDREVTTCDPDYYRWNQWIFNRFREAGLVERQAATVNWCPSCETVLADEQVEGEAELCWRCDTPVEERDLDQWFFKTTEYADELLDAIDDLDGWPTNVRDMQRNWIGRTEGAEVPFDLDTPEGTETVRAFTTRIDTIHGATFFALAPDHPLAEAAAERDDEVAHFVDHVADPEGDEPQGVATDMTARNPVTGEDLPVFVADFVLSDIGTGALMAVPGHDERDHAFAEDHDLPIRQVIAPEDDEADEEVDVQEAPYTEDGVLVDSGEYDGLTSEAAREELTADVEGAESAVQYQLRDWGVSRQRYWGTPIPVVHCEECGPVSVPDEDLPVELPEFVHTTGNPLDAAEEWKHTECPECGGPAVRETDTMDTFVDSSWYFLRFTSPDLEDAPFDVERANDWMPVDEYVGGVEHAVMHLLYSRFVTKAFADLDMLDHREPFEALTTQGMVLGEDGAKMSKSRDNGVSPERIVEEYGADTARLFVLRAARPDKDFPWSEEGVRSSNAFLERLLGMARAVESGSSHEDPDSTADPAAEYVAREIAATVDAATDRFEEMEFNMAVQAVDEMVSLLVRYRDRDDADSGVVARGVEAAVKLLAPIAPHVCEECWEALGGEGFVAESAWPTPDRDVSDHERETRLVERTREDVRDIVEVAGIEDPTGIDVVTAPEWMYDALEIARDADGDVVGAVMSDEDLRGRGEAAADYAKDLAAEAPALPDAFEPDRERATLNRAAWLIESEFDAPVGVLAAEEADDDLASKAEPGRPAIHVHED; encoded by the coding sequence ATGGGACGACAAGAAGGGTTCGACCACGAGCAGATAGAGCGACGCTGGCAGAGCCAGTGGGACGACGCCGACGTGTTCCGGGTGCCCGACGACGCCGAGGACCCCGAGTACGTGCTGGCGATGTTCCCGTACACCTCGGGCCAGCTCCACATGGGTCACGTCCGGAACTACGCCATCACCGACGCGTTCGCGCGATACCGGCGGATGGGCGGCGAGGAGGTCCTCCACCCGATGGGGTGGGACTCGTTCGGACTTCCGGCCGAGAACGCCGCCGAGGAGCGCGACACCAACCCCCGCGAGTGGACCGAGCGCTGCATCGAGCAGATGCGCGAGCAGTTCGAGTCGCTGGGCTTCGGCTACGACTGGGACCGCGAGGTGACCACCTGCGACCCCGACTACTACCGGTGGAACCAGTGGATATTCAACCGGTTCCGCGAGGCGGGGCTGGTCGAACGGCAGGCCGCCACCGTCAACTGGTGTCCCTCCTGCGAGACGGTGCTGGCCGACGAGCAGGTCGAGGGCGAGGCCGAACTCTGCTGGCGGTGTGACACCCCCGTCGAGGAGCGCGACCTCGACCAGTGGTTCTTCAAGACCACCGAGTACGCCGACGAACTCCTCGACGCCATCGACGACCTGGACGGCTGGCCGACCAACGTCCGGGACATGCAACGCAACTGGATCGGCAGGACCGAGGGGGCAGAGGTGCCCTTCGACCTCGACACCCCCGAGGGGACCGAGACGGTCCGGGCGTTCACCACCCGCATCGACACCATCCACGGCGCGACGTTCTTCGCGCTCGCGCCCGACCACCCGCTGGCGGAGGCCGCGGCCGAGCGCGACGACGAGGTGGCCCACTTCGTCGACCACGTCGCCGACCCCGAGGGCGACGAACCGCAGGGCGTCGCGACCGACATGACCGCCCGCAACCCCGTCACGGGCGAGGACCTGCCGGTGTTCGTCGCCGACTTCGTCCTCTCGGACATCGGCACCGGCGCGCTGATGGCGGTGCCCGGCCACGACGAGCGCGACCACGCGTTCGCCGAGGACCACGACCTGCCCATCCGGCAGGTGATCGCGCCCGAGGACGACGAGGCCGACGAGGAAGTCGACGTGCAGGAGGCCCCCTACACCGAGGACGGCGTCCTCGTCGACTCCGGCGAGTACGACGGCCTGACGAGCGAGGCGGCCCGCGAGGAACTCACCGCCGACGTCGAGGGTGCGGAGTCGGCGGTCCAGTACCAGCTGCGCGACTGGGGCGTCTCCCGCCAGCGCTACTGGGGGACGCCCATCCCGGTCGTCCACTGCGAGGAGTGCGGCCCCGTTTCGGTCCCCGACGAGGACCTCCCGGTCGAACTCCCCGAGTTCGTCCACACCACGGGCAACCCCCTCGACGCCGCCGAGGAGTGGAAGCACACGGAGTGTCCCGAGTGTGGCGGCCCGGCCGTCCGAGAGACCGACACGATGGACACCTTCGTCGACTCGTCGTGGTACTTCCTGCGGTTCACCTCGCCGGACCTGGAGGACGCCCCCTTCGACGTGGAGCGAGCCAACGACTGGATGCCGGTCGACGAGTACGTCGGCGGCGTCGAACACGCCGTGATGCACCTGCTGTACTCGCGGTTCGTCACGAAGGCGTTCGCTGACCTCGACATGCTCGACCACCGCGAACCGTTCGAGGCGCTCACCACCCAGGGGATGGTGCTCGGCGAGGACGGCGCGAAGATGTCCAAGTCCCGGGACAACGGCGTCTCGCCCGAGCGCATCGTCGAGGAGTACGGGGCCGACACCGCGCGCCTGTTCGTCCTGCGGGCGGCCCGCCCCGACAAGGACTTCCCGTGGAGCGAGGAGGGCGTCCGGTCGTCCAACGCGTTCCTCGAACGCCTGCTCGGGATGGCCCGCGCGGTCGAGTCGGGGTCCTCGCACGAGGACCCCGACTCGACGGCAGACCCGGCCGCCGAGTACGTCGCCCGCGAAATCGCCGCCACTGTCGACGCCGCCACCGACCGCTTCGAGGAGATGGAGTTCAACATGGCGGTCCAGGCGGTCGACGAGATGGTGTCGCTGCTGGTCCGGTACCGAGACCGCGACGACGCCGATTCCGGCGTCGTCGCGCGAGGGGTCGAGGCCGCCGTGAAGCTCCTCGCGCCCATCGCGCCCCACGTCTGCGAGGAGTGCTGGGAGGCGCTGGGCGGCGAGGGCTTCGTCGCCGAGTCGGCGTGGCCGACGCCCGACCGCGACGTGAGCGACCACGAGCGAGAGACCCGACTGGTCGAGCGGACCCGCGAGGACGTTCGGGACATCGTGGAGGTCGCGGGCATCGAGGACCCGACCGGCATCGACGTGGTGACCGCCCCCGAGTGGATGTACGACGCGCTCGAAATCGCCCGCGACGCCGACGGCGACGTGGTCGGCGCGGTGATGAGCGACGAGGACCTCCGCGGGCGCGGCGAGGCCGCCGCCGACTACGCGAAGGACCTCGCCGCCGAGGCCCCCGCGCTCCCCGACGCGTTCGAACCCGACCGCGAGCGCGCGACCCTGAATCGGGCCGCGTGGCTAATCGAGTCGGAGTTCGACGCGCCGGTCGGCGTCCTCGCCGCCGAGGAGGCCGACGACGACCTCGCGAGCAAGGCCGAACCCGGTCGTCCCGCGATCCACGTCCACGAGGATTGA
- a CDS encoding type II toxin-antitoxin system VapC family toxin produces MKVFVDTNVFIASSVDEPGRGDLATEFLNQEYEYCTTIFNVMEFRTVLAKKKRVEQSRVEGILDDIFESVDVYAPELGDVIDAYNLQEETLLYPMDCVILAMAEGEDAPLVTFDSELLENGARSPDELLS; encoded by the coding sequence CTGAAGGTCTTCGTCGACACGAACGTCTTTATCGCTTCGTCGGTGGACGAGCCGGGACGCGGAGATTTAGCCACTGAGTTCCTGAATCAGGAGTACGAGTACTGTACGACGATTTTCAACGTCATGGAGTTCCGCACGGTGTTAGCAAAGAAGAAGCGAGTCGAACAGAGTCGTGTAGAGGGTATTCTCGATGACATCTTCGAGTCGGTGGACGTTTACGCCCCGGAACTGGGTGACGTAATCGATGCATACAATCTTCAAGAAGAGACACTCCTCTATCCGATGGACTGCGTGATTCTCGCCATGGCCGAGGGCGAAGACGCGCCGCTAGTGACGTTCGATTCCGAACTGCTGGAAAACGGGGCACGCTCACCGGACGAACTTCTATCATGA
- a CDS encoding Rid family detoxifying hydrolase, whose protein sequence is MKRVISTNEAPAAVGAYSQATTNGDLVFTAGQIPMTPEGDLLDDEEIEVQTRQSLENVKAILEEEGLTMQDVLKVTVFLDDIEDFDGMNAAYKEYFQDNPPARSAVEVANLPKGVGVEIEAIATGE, encoded by the coding sequence ATGAAGCGAGTTATCAGCACGAACGAAGCCCCCGCGGCGGTCGGGGCCTACAGTCAGGCGACCACCAACGGCGACCTCGTGTTCACCGCGGGCCAGATTCCGATGACGCCCGAGGGGGACCTGCTCGACGACGAGGAGATCGAGGTCCAGACCCGCCAGAGCCTCGAAAACGTCAAGGCCATCCTCGAAGAGGAGGGCCTGACCATGCAGGACGTGCTGAAGGTCACGGTCTTCCTCGACGACATCGAGGACTTCGACGGGATGAACGCCGCGTACAAGGAGTACTTCCAGGACAACCCGCCCGCCCGGAGCGCAGTCGAGGTCGCCAACCTCCCGAAGGGCGTCGGCGTCGAGATCGAGGCCATCGCGACCGGCGAGTGA
- a CDS encoding Hsp20/alpha crystallin family protein yields MARRRNPFEELEEMIDRMSRQFEESMGGGDWQKGLRVGSGMSVDVADRGDEYVVTADLPGFDTDDMDVSIRDDVLRIEADREEATEEGDEGDEGDEGRYIRRERRHQSVSRSVTLPEGVDEGNVSAEYRNGVLTVTLPKMVEGDDSHHIDIS; encoded by the coding sequence ATGGCACGACGACGAAATCCGTTCGAGGAACTCGAAGAGATGATAGACCGAATGAGCAGACAGTTCGAGGAGTCGATGGGTGGGGGCGACTGGCAGAAAGGCCTCCGGGTGGGAAGCGGCATGTCCGTCGACGTGGCCGACCGCGGCGACGAGTACGTGGTCACCGCCGACCTCCCCGGCTTCGACACCGACGACATGGACGTCTCCATCCGCGACGACGTGCTCCGCATCGAAGCCGACCGCGAGGAGGCCACCGAGGAGGGTGACGAGGGCGACGAGGGCGACGAGGGCCGGTACATCCGCCGAGAACGCCGCCACCAGTCGGTCAGTCGTTCGGTGACCCTTCCCGAGGGGGTCGACGAGGGCAACGTCTCCGCGGAGTACCGAAACGGCGTGCTGACCGTGACGCTCCCGAAGATGGTGGAGGGCGACGACTCCCACCACATCGACATCTCGTAA
- the ilvA gene encoding threonine ammonia-lyase, which produces MLELADVLDARVRVEETARRTPLDYSHTFSDMTGAEVHLKLETFQRTGSFKIRGATNRIATLSEEEKSAGVVTASAGNHAQGVALAATKSGVDSKIVMPENAPISKIKATRSYGATVVLHGDDYDEAAEKAHELEAEEGRTYVHAFDDDMVMAGQGTIGLEILEDLPDLDTVVVPIGGGGLIAGVATAVKAQKPDARVVGVQAEGASSVAASLEKGEVHALDAVDTIADGIATRSVGERTFEVIDERVDEVVTVSDSEIAVAVTHLLERAKTLVEGAGAVPLAALLSGGIDYEDGETIVPILSGGNVDMNTLTTVIMRGLVETGRYVKIRTVLKDRPGALDDLLDVISGQQANIYGIQHDRTSRDIAMNAAEVELDLETRGTDHVAELLAALREEGFDVEVIA; this is translated from the coding sequence ATGTTAGAACTCGCCGACGTTCTCGACGCCCGCGTCCGGGTCGAGGAGACCGCCCGGCGGACGCCGCTGGACTACAGCCACACCTTCTCGGACATGACCGGCGCCGAGGTTCACCTGAAACTGGAGACCTTCCAGCGCACCGGGTCGTTCAAGATACGGGGTGCGACCAACCGCATCGCGACGCTCTCCGAGGAGGAGAAGTCGGCGGGAGTGGTGACCGCCAGCGCGGGCAACCACGCGCAGGGGGTCGCGCTGGCGGCGACCAAGAGCGGAGTGGACTCGAAGATCGTGATGCCCGAGAACGCTCCAATATCGAAGATAAAGGCGACGCGAAGTTACGGCGCGACGGTCGTCCTCCACGGCGACGACTACGACGAGGCCGCCGAGAAGGCCCACGAACTCGAAGCCGAGGAGGGCCGGACCTACGTCCACGCCTTCGACGACGACATGGTGATGGCCGGACAGGGGACCATCGGACTGGAGATACTCGAGGACCTCCCCGACCTCGACACGGTGGTCGTTCCCATCGGCGGCGGGGGACTCATCGCGGGCGTCGCCACCGCCGTCAAGGCCCAGAAGCCCGACGCGCGGGTCGTTGGCGTTCAGGCCGAGGGCGCGTCGAGCGTCGCCGCCTCGCTGGAGAAGGGCGAGGTCCACGCCCTCGACGCGGTCGACACCATCGCAGACGGCATCGCGACCCGGAGCGTCGGCGAGCGAACCTTCGAGGTCATCGACGAGCGCGTCGACGAGGTGGTCACGGTCTCGGACTCCGAGATCGCCGTCGCGGTCACCCACCTGCTCGAACGCGCGAAGACCCTCGTCGAGGGCGCTGGCGCGGTCCCGCTGGCGGCGCTGCTGTCGGGGGGCATCGACTACGAGGACGGCGAGACCATCGTCCCCATCCTCTCGGGCGGGAACGTCGACATGAACACCCTCACGACGGTCATCATGCGCGGGCTGGTCGAGACCGGCCGGTACGTCAAGATACGGACCGTGCTCAAGGACCGGCCCGGCGCGCTCGACGACCTGCTCGACGTCATCTCGGGCCAGCAGGCGAACATCTACGGCATCCAGCACGACCGCACCTCGCGGGACATCGCGATGAACGCCGCGGAAGTCGAGCTGGACCTCGAAACGCGGGGAACCGACCACGTCGCGGAACTGCTCGCGGCGCTACGCGAGGAGGGCTTCGACGTGGAGGTCATCGCGTAG
- a CDS encoding peroxiredoxin yields MTLETGDDAPTVEARNQRDETVALDFAEPTVVYFYPRDDTPGCTVEAEQFDAEIESYRDADVAVYGVSTDDVASHEAFAEKYDLDFDLLADPDAEIADAFGVDTARGAAARTTFVLADGEVRAVYDGVDPDGHARDVLGDMLDDGLVALD; encoded by the coding sequence ATGACGCTCGAAACCGGCGACGACGCACCGACGGTCGAGGCACGAAACCAGCGCGACGAGACCGTCGCGCTCGACTTCGCGGAACCGACGGTCGTCTACTTCTATCCGCGCGACGACACGCCCGGATGCACGGTCGAGGCCGAGCAGTTCGACGCCGAAATCGAGTCGTACCGCGACGCCGACGTCGCGGTCTACGGCGTCTCGACCGACGACGTGGCGAGCCACGAGGCGTTCGCGGAGAAGTACGACCTCGATTTCGACCTGCTCGCCGACCCCGACGCCGAGATAGCCGACGCCTTCGGCGTGGACACCGCCCGGGGCGCGGCCGCGCGCACGACCTTCGTCCTCGCCGACGGCGAGGTGCGGGCGGTCTACGACGGCGTCGACCCCGACGGCCACGCCCGCGACGTGCTGGGCGACATGCTCGACGACGGTCTCGTCGCGCTCGACTGA
- a CDS encoding ornithine cyclodeaminase family protein, translating into MDTLLLNQDAVDENTQMEEVIRAVEDAFAAYALGDAQMPAKSYIDLPQYNGDFRSMPAYLEADDWDAAGIKWVNVHPDNPDNFDLPTVMGTMVYSDPETAFPLAIMDGTELTMKRTGAAAAVATDHLAVEDATSLGIVGAGVQSYTQLEAISEVRPIEEVVVSDLDEEAVADFIDYFEGEFDVRPGSIEEAASCDVLSTVTPVEEPIVSRDAVGEHTHINAMGADAEGKHELADDILLDAKLVIDDHAQTTHSGEINVPYHEGVLTDEDIYGDVGDIVVGDLAGRTDDDGITVFDSTGLAIQDVAAAHVVYEHADENDNGYPFDLIGSDVQ; encoded by the coding sequence ATGGACACACTCCTGCTGAACCAGGACGCCGTAGACGAGAACACCCAGATGGAGGAGGTCATTCGGGCGGTCGAGGACGCGTTCGCCGCGTACGCGCTCGGTGACGCCCAGATGCCCGCGAAGTCCTACATCGACCTGCCCCAGTACAACGGCGACTTCCGCTCGATGCCCGCCTACCTCGAAGCCGACGACTGGGACGCCGCCGGTATCAAGTGGGTCAACGTCCACCCCGACAACCCCGACAACTTCGACCTGCCGACCGTGATGGGGACGATGGTGTACAGCGACCCCGAGACGGCCTTCCCGCTGGCCATCATGGACGGCACCGAACTCACGATGAAGCGGACCGGCGCGGCCGCGGCGGTCGCGACCGACCACCTCGCAGTCGAGGACGCCACCTCGCTGGGCATCGTCGGCGCGGGCGTCCAGTCGTACACTCAGTTGGAGGCCATCTCGGAGGTCCGGCCCATCGAGGAGGTCGTGGTCAGCGACCTCGACGAGGAGGCCGTCGCCGACTTCATCGACTACTTCGAGGGCGAGTTCGACGTGCGACCCGGCTCCATCGAGGAGGCCGCCTCCTGCGACGTGCTCTCGACGGTCACCCCGGTCGAAGAGCCCATCGTCTCCCGCGACGCCGTGGGCGAGCACACCCACATTAACGCCATGGGTGCCGACGCCGAGGGCAAGCACGAACTCGCCGACGACATCCTGCTCGACGCCAAACTGGTCATCGACGACCACGCCCAGACCACCCACTCGGGCGAGATCAACGTCCCCTACCACGAGGGCGTCCTGACCGACGAGGACATCTACGGCGACGTGGGCGACATCGTGGTCGGCGACCTCGCGGGCCGGACCGACGACGACGGCATCACGGTCTTCGACTCCACCGGTCTCGCGATTCAGGACGTGGCCGCGGCCCACGTCGTCTACGAGCACGCCGACGAGAACGACAACGGCTACCCCTTCGACCTCATCGGTTCGGACGTACAGTAG